A genome region from Salvia splendens isolate huo1 chromosome 19, SspV2, whole genome shotgun sequence includes the following:
- the LOC121778942 gene encoding uncharacterized protein LOC121778942: MLEFSLKLFKIKGTLWQMYFEQILGFPFRGHDESSSSSNLGNFLELLQWLGQHNVDVSKVLGTNAPANNQMTSPRIQNELANACASEVTLAIVKDIGDRVFTILFDEARDVSLKEQMSVVLRYVNSEGYVIERFLGIVHRKDQLRKLQHERLVAQLNDEEVTSGRGQNQETTLVVDLIIQEMNNRFSEANTDLLKCIACLDPRNSFSEFNEHQVIHIATLYPENFSASECLHLSRQVSNFIANVRCDPQFVVLSDLGSFAMKMVKTKKHLVFPLVYRIIELALVLSVATASVERAFSAMKTIKTDLRNRMGDEWMNDNLVVYIEKDIFSTIDNEPILQRFQSMKTRRIQLPPL; encoded by the exons ATGCTCGAATTCAGTTTGAAGCTTTTCAAGATCAAAGGCACATTGTGGCAAATGTATTTCGAGCAAATACTC GGTTTTCCTTTTCGTGGACACGATGAATCAAGTAGTTCTTCAAATCTAGGTAATTTTCTTGAGTTGCTTCAATGGCTTGGTCAACATAATGTCGATGTTTCCAAAGTGTTGGGTACAAATGCTCCTGCTAATAATCAGATGACTTCTCCACGAATTCAAAATGAATTAGCAAATGCTTGTGCTTCAGAAGTCACACTTGCCATAGTCAAAGATATTGGGGATAGAGTTTTCACTATCTTGTTTGATGAGGCTCGGGATGTTTCATTGAAGGAACAAATGAGTGTTGTTTTAAGATACGTGAATAGTGAAGGATATGTGATTGAGCGATTTCTTGGGATTGTACAT AGAAAGGATCAACTTAGGAAGTTGCAACATGAAAGATTAGTTGCACAACTTAATGATGAAGAAGTGACTAGTGGAAGAGgtcaaaatcaagaaactacTTTG GTGGTTGATTTAATTATACAAGAGATGAATAATCGGTTTTCTGAAGCTAACACCGACTTGCTAAAATGCATAGCATGTCTTGATCCAAGAAATTCTTTCTCTGAATTCAATGAGCATCAAGTCATTCATATTGCTACTTTATATCCCGAGAACTTCTCTGCGAGCGAATGTTTACATCTTTCACGACAAGTTAGTAATTTTATTGCTAATGTGCGGTGTGATCCTCAATTTGTTGTGCTTAGTGATTTGGGAAGTTTTGCTATGAAAATGGTCAAAACTAAGAAGCATTTAGTTTTTCCTTTGGTCTATCGGATTATTGAGTTGGCCTTGGTTTTATCTGTTGCTACTGCTTCTGTTGAGAGAGCATTTTCTGCAATGAAGACTATCAAGACTGATTTACGAAATCGAATGGGAGACGAGTGGATGAATGACAATCTAGTTGTGTACATTGAGAAGGATATTTTTTCAACGATTGATAACGAGCCGATCCTGCAGCGTTTTCAATCGATGAAAACACGTAGAATTCAGTTGCCGCCGCTTTAG
- the LOC121780207 gene encoding chaperone protein dnaJ 8, chloroplastic-like, giving the protein MAAAVGCGSSWAQFKDISSRRSLRNKNGDGKGFRISCVSSTVADPYQTLRIRPGSSESEIKKAFRQLALKYHPDVCRGSNCGVQFHQINEAYNIVMSNVRGESSGVEYYDEEEQVGEEQDWELWEEWMGWEGAGIRDYTSHINPYI; this is encoded by the exons atGGCTGCTGCTGTGGGTTGTGGGTCTTCCTGGGCTCAATTCAAGGATATCTCGTCGCGAAGAAGCTTGAGGAATAAAAATGGTGATGGTAAGGGATTTAGGATTTCGTGTGTGTCTTCTACCGTGGCTGATCCGTACCAGACACTTCGAATTCGCCCTGGTTCATCTGAATCTGAGATTAAGAAAGCCTTTAGGCAGCTTGCTCTTAAG TATCATCCAGATGTTTGCAGAGGAAGCAATTGTGGCGTtcaatttcaccaaattaacgAAGCATACAAT ATTGTGATGAGTAATGTGAGAGGAGAATCAAGTGGGGTGGAGTATTATGATGAGGAGGAGCAGGTTGGTGAAGAACAAGATTGGGAGCTTTGGGAGGAATGGATGGGATGGGAAGGAGCTGGGATTCGTGATTACACCTCACATATTAATCCTTATATTTGA